A genomic segment from Nicotiana sylvestris chromosome 1, ASM39365v2, whole genome shotgun sequence encodes:
- the LOC104233659 gene encoding uncharacterized protein, which produces MHIDEVENDEKPGWKLFIDGAANMKGVGIGAVLISEIGQHYHVIAQLRFYCTNNMTEYEVCIFGLRLVVDMGVQEVLVLGDLDLLVHQIQGEWETRDLKLILYRQCRQDLCQWFRSVEFRHIPRIHNEVADALATLASMLHHPDKAYIDPLHIQVCDQHAYYNIVEEEFDGEPRFHDIREYIKSGVYLVQATGIKREQFNICQVDFFSGGVLYKRTPDLGLLRCIDARQATIIKTKVHSRVCGLYMSGYVLAKKILQASYYWLTMEQDCISFVHKCHQ; this is translated from the coding sequence atgcatattgatgagGTCGAGAATGACGAAAAGCCCGGTTGGAAACTTTTcattgatggggctgctaacatgaaaggtgttggaataggagctgtactcatttctgaaatagggcaacaCTACCATGTCAtagctcagcttcgtttctattgtactaacaacatgactgagtacgaagTATGCATTTTTGGTTTAAGGTTAGTTGTGGACATGGGGGTCCAGGAAGTGCTGGTTTTGGGAGATTTAGATCTAttagtgcaccagattcagggagaatgggagactcgagatttgAAACTTATATTGTATCGACAATGTCGGCAGGATCTCTGTCAATGGttcagatcagtggagttcaggcatatccctaggatccacaatgaggttgctgacgccttggctactctggcgtcgatgttgcatcatccagataaAGCTTAtattgaccctttgcatattcaggtctgcgatcagcatgcttactataatatAGTGGAAGAAGAATTTGACGGTGAACCTCGATTCCAcgatatcagggagtacatcaaGTCGGGGGTATATCTGGTACAAGCCacagggatcaaaagagaacaattcaacATTTGTCAAGTGGATTTTtttagtggaggagttttgtacaaaagaactccagatcttggattgttgagatgcatagatgccagacaagccacGATTATCAAGACCAAAGTGCATTCCAGAGTCTGCGGGCTgtatatgagtgggtatgttctggcaaagaaaattcttcaagcaagttattattggctcaccatggagcaagattgtatcagttttgtgcacaAGTGTCATCAATGA